DNA from Desulfuromonas sp. AOP6:
AATGCGCACCATGACTACGGAAGAGGAACGCAACCGTTACCGGCAGGAACACCACGAGAAAATGCAGGAGAGAGCAAAGCAACAGGGGGTAGAGCTGCCCGCCGGGCCGATGCCCCACGGCAAGGGGATGGGGCCGATGGGTCCCGGCCCGAAAGGTGGCGGTAAATATTGATGCATAAGAAAAGGCCCGCATGAGCGGGCCTTTTCTCGTTGGGGGGGAGGCTCAGCGGTAGCAGAGGAGTTTCTGCGAAACCACGTCGGCCAGCAGGTGCAGGCCGTCGCCGGGAAGCTGGCAGACGCGGACGACCCGGCGGTATTTGCTGCTGGCCGGCATGAGGGCTTCCAGGCTGTTGGGCTGGGCGTCAAGCCAGGCCCGGTCGAAGGTGCAGGTTTTGTTCTCGGGGAAAATGGCCAGGTAAAAGATATCCGTTTCCACCAGATCCTGGAAGAAGTGGGAACCAAAGGACAGTTCGGGCATGAGGCCGCCGCTACTGAAAGCGACTTCGCCCAACACCGCAAAGTTATTGATTTCGGAAAATTTCACCGGCACCCCCAGGGCCGGCGTGGAGGTGCCCCAGCGACCCGGACCCAGCAGCAGGGTGGGGCTCTCGTAACGGTCGCTGATCCGTTTGTTGAGGCGGCCGATCAGGCGGGCGATGTCGTATTTATCCGTCAGGGCGAGACGGGAATATTCCTCCGCATCGACGGAAATGACGCGGGTGATCTTCTGGGAGAGATTGCCCCCCATGAAGTTCCCCTCACTCTGGATGAAAATCCGCTCGGCCGGAACGCTCTCGGGGATCTCCACCTTAAGTTCCTGTCCCTTGGTCTGCAGCGGGCGGCACTGCACCACATTGATTTTCGGTGTCCCTTCGGGGGTGAAATTCACGGTGAATTCGGCGTCAACGGGGTAGTCGTAGGCTTTCTCCAGGGTTTTCAGCAGGCGCTGCATCATGGGAGTGAAGTCGCCGTCCGCGAGGAGCCGGTCGAAGGTCAGCAGCCAGTATTCCTCTCCTTTGCGCCCCCGTTCGGCCAGCCTTTTCATCGTCTCCTCGTCGCGCACGCCGTAGCGCTGGATGGGCAGATCGGGGTTCTCCCGCAGTAGGGCAGCCAGATTGACCGTTTGCAGACTGTTGTCGTTGACGTTGAGCAGGTCGACATCCCGTTGGGCGAATTTGCGGGTATCCTCGAAGCCGGCGTGGGGACGCTTGAGGGGGGAGTCAAGGGCGACGATGCGGGGATAGTCGCCCTCCACCCGATCCACGGCCCGGGTACCCAGACCGAGCACGAGACGCAGCATGCCGGCCTGCGGGTCCATCCCCTTATCCCACACGAAGGTGTTGTAGGAGACGCCGACCCCGGCCAGTTCGGGGTAATAGAAGTGCTGGTGGTAAGAACCGGAGACGCGCTGGATCAGCAGGGCCATCTGCTCGTCGAGATGGTCGAGGCCCCGCTGTTTGCGGTAACTCAGGGCATCCTCGCTCATGGCGCTGGCGAAAATCTGGCGGATGGCTTCCTCGAGTTTTTCGTAGCGCTGTTCCGGGGTGCCCTGATTGACGCAGAAAAAACTGTCGTACTTGCCGGCGAAGGCGTTGCCGAAGCCGTCTTCGAGCAGGGAGCTGGAGCGAACGATAATGGGATACTGGCCGTAGTATTCCAGCATTTTACGCAGGCTTTCGCGCACATACTCGGGCAGTTTGCCGTGCAGCATCTTCTGGCGCAGTTCCTCGGCGGCGCTGAAGTAGCCTGCCTCCGTCTTCTGCTCCATGTAGAGCTTCCACCAGCCGTTGTGGACGATGTAGGAGTAGTAGACGTTGGAGCCGACGAAAAAGGAATCGTGGGATTCGAGATAGTCGGACCAGTCGAACTCCGTGTCCCGCCGGAGAATGTCGCGGGCCAGCAGCATGCCGACGGTTTTGCCGCCGATGAAACCGGTGCCGATCAGGCGCTTTTTGATGTGGAGCAGGTCCTGCAGGGAAAAAGTGCGCCGGGCCAGGGACAGCATGCGGTCGTCGCGGCCGATGAGGTGGTGGCAGAGATGGTCGACCATTTTCGCCTGTTCCTGGTGAGCGTCCGGCTGACGGGCACACTCCTCGGCCTGGAGAAAGAGGCGATGCCAATGATCCAGCTGGCGGGTGGCGCTGCTGCCGTCGGGGTCGGCCAGGCGTGCCAGCAGATTGGTGGCCTCATAGCTGTTGGCCAGGGGGATGAAATGCGCTTCGTCCAGCCGGTGTGGCAGAAACATGGTGGGGGAGTGTCGCTCCCAGACTTTGAGAGGATGAATGTGAATGCAGCCGTCGAAGTTGTAGACGTCGAGCAATACCTGGGTCGTCTCACGGATGCGGGCGATGGTCTGCAGGGAATGGCGGTCGCGGATGAGGGCGAAGTAGGCGACGGTGTCGAGTTCGAAGAGGTAGGGGCAGGTCACCTGGAAGAAGTTGCCGATCATGTGGTCCGTGGCCCAGGCCGACAGCAGATCCGAGAGGCAGTCGAAGACATAGAACGTCCCGATACCTTCCTCGGTGATGATGCCATGAATGCGGCTGGCAAAGGGTTCAAAACCCCGGCGGGCATCGAGTTCGTGAATCACGACGTTGTCCCCGGGGGCCACCAGGGGAGGGTGCTGACCGAAGCGCATATAGACAATGCGCCGTCCCTTTTCCATGGCCGCATCCACATAGGGGGTGACGAACTGGCGGTAGTCTTCGATATCGTCGACCTTCCACACCACGTTGTCGCCGATGCGCAGATCATCAAGGATTTCATCCAGCCCCTTAAATCCGGTGGTCACCCGTTGTGTTTTCATGCCGACTCCTTTTTATGAAGGTCAGATGCGATTGAAAAATCCTGCATAAGAGTGCCTGTTTTTATAGCATGACAGACCCCTTCCGGTCACGGTTTTCCTGATGTCGTGGGTGTTTGACCATGACAGGAAAAAAGCTTATGGTACATTTCTGCCAAGAAAAGGTTGTCGAAATGAATAAGAAGGATCAGAACAGATCAGGAAGGGAACACATGATGAGGAGCTGCTGTTGCCGCCTTGCAAGGCTTGCGGTCTGTCTTTTGATGGGGACCTTGTTTGCCTGTGCGCCGCCCCCCAGGGTGGGACCTCCGATAGAGGAGGTGCCGGTGAAGGTCCCGCTTCCTGTCCCCCCTCTGACCCCCGTCGGCTGGAGCGAGGTCGACGGCTGGGAACAGGATGCCTTGTCGCCCGCCCTGGAAGTGTTTATGAAAAGTTGCCGGAGCCTGCGCTGGCGGGATGGCTGGCAGGAGGTCTGCCGCGAGGCGGCAGACCTTAACCCCTATGACCAGCCGGCCGCTCGCCTCTTTTTTGAGACGCGCTTTCAGGCTTACCAGATACGCAATGCCGACGGCACTGACACGGGGATGATCACGGGCTACTACGCGCCCGATCTGCGGGGCAGCCGCCAGCAGACCGCCCGTTTCCGCTATCCCCTCTATGCCGTGCCCGATGACCTGCTGGTCGTCGATCTGAGTTCCGTCTACCCCGAACTGGGCAATTACCGCCTGCGGGGCCGGGTGGAAGGGCGCCGGGTGGTCCCCTACTGGACGCGGGAGGAGATCGATGGCGGCGCCCAGCCCCTGGCCGGTCAGGAAATCTTCTGGGTGGAAGATCCTGTCGAGCTCTTTTTTCTGCACATCCAGGGTTCCGGCCGTATCGTGCTCGAAGGCGAGGAGCCGGTCATGGTGAATTACGGCGACCAGAACGGCCATCCCTACCGTTCCATCGGCAAGCTCCTGCTCGAGCGGGGAGCGATGACCCGTGACCAGATGTCCATGCAGAACATCGCCGCCTGGGCCCGCCAGAATCCCGATCAGGTCAACAGCCTGCTCGGCGAAAATCCCAGCTACATCTTTTTTCGTGAGCTGGCCGATGTGCAGAGCCCGCCGGGGGCCATGGGGATACCCCTGACGGCGGGGCTCAGCCTGGCCGTCGATCCGCGCACCATTCCGCTCGGTGCGCCGGTCTTTCTGCAGACCACCTGGCCCAGCAGCGATTTGCCCCTGCAGCGCCTCATGGTGGCCCAGGATACGGGCGGGGCCATCAAGGGAGCGGTGCGGGCTGATTTTTTCTGGGGGATGGGGGATGACGCCGGCGCCTACGCCGGACGCATGAAGCAGCAGGGCCGCCTCTGGGTGCTCTTGCCGAAAGAGATGACGCCCCCCGGTCTATGAGACTGATGGCGCCAGCAGCGGCCGGACCGCCGCCACCGTCTCCAGGGCGACCTGGCCGGCGCTCTTGCCGCCGCAGTCGAGGCGCAGGTCGGCATGGCGCTGGTAGAGGGGGAGTCTTTTGCGGTAAAGGTCGGTCAGGGATTCTCCCGGCTCCATGACGACGCCGCGGGCGTCCAGGTCGTTGAGGCGCTCGACCAGTTCGGGGAGGGGGACATCGAGGAACACGGCGATTCCCCGGCGCTTCAGGGCCGCCATGGCCGCGTCGCTGTAGACCGCCGAGCCGCCGGTGGCGATGACGGTCTGTTCGACCGCCAGATCGAGCAGGGTCTCTTCTTCCACCTGTTTCAGAACGCTCAAGCCTTCCGTTCGGATGATGGCCTGCAGCGTCCTCTTTTCACGCGCCTGAATCAGCACGTCCGTATCGACAAAGTCCATGGCCAGCAGCTTGGCCACCACCACGCCGACGGTGCTCTTGCCCGCTCCGGGCATGCCGATGAGCACGATATTGCTTCGCGGCCCTTGCATCCTCTGCCTCTTCTCTAGATTTTTGACGGAGTAAGACTCGGGCGCCCCCAGCTGGCGACGCCCGAGCAGGACCTCTTAATCAGCGGCGATCTGCAGCACGATTTTGCCGAAGTGGCGGTCTTCATCCATCATGCGGTGGGCTTCCACCACGTCATCGATGGAGAAGGTCTTTTCGATGATGGGAACGATGCTGCGGTCGGCGAATTTGGGCAGCGCCCGGCGGGTGAATTCGGCCACGATTTCGCCTTTTTCCGAAACGGGGCGCGAACGCAGCACGCTGCCGATGATCTGCTGACGCTTGACCATCATGAGGGCGAGATTGAGTTCCGCCTTGATGCCGCTGATGACGCCGATAATGACCAGGCGGCCCTTGTAGCCGAGGGAGTTCATGTTGGGGGCGAGGTACTTCGCGCCCACGTGATCGAGGATGACATCGACCCCCTTCTTGTTGGTGAACTCTTTGACCACTTCGGTGAAGTCGGGGGTCTGAGTGTAGTCGATGACCAGGTCGGCACCAAGGTCTTTCACCCGCTCCATCTTGCTGGGGTGGGCGGTGACGATGAGCTTGGCGTTGGGGGTCAGCGCCTTGGCCAGCTGCAGCGCCGCCGTGTTGACGCCACCGCCGCCGCCGTGCAGGATAGCGGTTTGGCCGTCCTGTAGATCGCCGATCATGAAGACGTTGAGAAAGGCGGTGATGTACGACTCGCACACGCAGGCCGCCTCGGCAAAACTCATGCTCTCGGGGATGGGCATCAGGTGGTCGGCGTAGGCTACGGCGTATTCGGCGTAGCCACCGCCGCCCACCAGGCTCATGACCCGGTCGCCCGCTTTCCACTGGCTGACCTTGGGCCCCACTTCAGCCACCACGCCGGCCACTTCCAGACCGAGAATCTCCGAATCACCGGGAGGGGGCGGATACTTGCCTTCACGCTGCACCAGATCGGGACGGTTGATGGAGGTGGCCATCACCTTGATCAGAACCTGGTTTTCACCGGGCACCGGCCGCTCCGCCTCGCCCACGCGCAAAACTTCCACACCACCGAAACCGTCGAGCTGAACTGCTTTCATAATCCCTGCCTCCTTTGGGAAAGATGTCTGTCGAAAAAAGAATAAAACAGCGTGTTGATTATAAGGAATCCCTGTGAGGTTGCAACCCCAAATCCGGCGGGGAGATTTCTGAACGGCTTGCTGCCCCCTTTCCCCCGGTCCCGGCCCGTGGGCAATATCCCACCCCCAGCGGGATGGTCAAGTCTTCGCATTAAATCTATTGACTACAGACAATCCCTGGGAATAATAGGTCTATTCTTTTATTGTATTTTACTTATTGAGTCACATGATAAATCCACCGAAAAGGTAAACCTCGGGTGACCGGGGGGCACAAAGCCATCGGTCCGACGCAGATGTTTAAAAGAGTCGGATGGCCGGGCTGTCGAAGTGGCTGAAGATAAATTTCCTAACGGATTTATCAAGCCCGCCCTTTTTCGGATGCGGGCTTTTTTTGTTCACATGACACCCTGGCCAAGATTCTCGCGAGGTGAAGGATGACTAAGGCACCACCGTCAATGCAAAACGAAGAAACAATCAAGATACAGTGCCCCGAATGTGGTCACAGCAAACGGCTCCCCGCCAAAGCCGTACCGGCCAAAGGGGCCGTGGCCACCTGCCCCAAATGTGCGGGCAGATTTCAGGTGCCGCCTCCCGGCGCCGGGAAGGAAGTGCCTGCTGTCGCCAGTCGTGTCGCTAGTGCCGCCACGCAGGGGAGCGCTCGCCCTGACCCGGTTGACCCGCCGCCCGTGACCGCCAAGGTCAAGTTCCAAACCTTTGTCACCTACGATAATCGCTTCAAGGGCAAAGGAGAGGTGCGCATCGCGGACGGCTTCATTCAGATACAGGCGCGGCGAAGATGGATGGGGTTATTCTCAGGCAGAAAAACCGAACGCTACCCCCTTGCCGCCGTGCGTAATCTTTTCTGCAAAGGCAAGACCGTCCAGTTTGTCATCCCCCAAGGTAAGAGGGTGTGGCAGGCTTATCTGGTCTGCGCTGATCAAAAGACGGCTCAGGCCCTTGCCGCCCGATTGCCCAAGACCGTAGACGGCAAATTCACCACCACACAACAGGCCAACAACGAATTGAAAGAGAGGATGTCGCAACTGCCGGCTGCAACGCCCGTTACCTGGGCCCTGCTGGCCCTCAATATTATGGCTTATCTGGCCATGGCCTGGACCACCAAGCAATGGCTGCAATTTGATGCCGCTTACCTGACGTCTGTCGGCGGCAACTACTCACCCCTTACCACCGATGGCCAGTGGTGGCGGATGCTGACCGCCACCTTCTTGCATGCCGGCCTGCTTCACCTGGTCTTCAACATGCTTGCCCTCTACCACATTGGCCGCCTTGTCGAACGTCTGCACGGCCCCTGGGCTTATCTCTCTATTTACCTGCTGGCCGGCATAGCCGGATCGTGCGGCACCCTGCTTTTTTCTCCCCTGAATGTCGGTATCGGTGCCTCGGGCGCGGTCTTTGGCGTCATGGGGGCCATGGTGATCTTCTTTCAGATCGACCGCGACTTTCTCACATCCGGCGCCCGCAATAAAATTGCCACCACCTTTGCCATCTACGGCTTTTATGCCCTGATGAACGGCATCGGCAAAGCCGGAATCGACAACGCCGCCCATGTCGGCGGCGCCCTGACCGGCATAGCCCTGGCCTGGTTTATCGGCAAACCCTTGCGACTCAAGAAAGAAGACGGCGGCTGGTTGAGCCGACGAGCCCTGGCCGGTGTGGGGCTCGTCCTTCTCGGAGTTGGCGTCGCCTTAGCCGCGGCGCCGAAACGGGGCAGCGACTATAGGGTGGCCGCAAGCATCGTCGAACTGCAGCAAGAGCTGAGTGCCAAAGAAAAGATATTGGCGGACGAGGTTGTGAAAATGTCCGAAATGGCGGAGGACGTGGACTCTGCCAAAGTCACCGAAGTGGTAACGCTATGGCAAAACACCTACCAGGGACTGCCGGAACGGTTGGCCCAGCTTCAGCCTGAAAATGAAAGCCTCCAAAAGCGGCAAGAAGTGTTGCTTGCCTACATTCGTCTCAAGCAGGAAGGGGGCGAGCTGATGGCCGAAGCTTTTGCCAAAGAGGATAATACCCTTGCGAAGCAGTCGGTCGAGAAGCTGAAGGAAGCGAATGAATTGGCTTCTGGTTTGGCAAAGCCGATTCAGTGGAATGAGCGTTAAGAGACTGAGGAATTGTCGAATTTAGAATAAGAAAGCTCGCTTGGTGACAACTAAATTGAAGAAATGGGAGTTGGGGATGTCGTCAATAAATGGGCAAAATATTGTTGATAGAAGTTCGGTTAATTTTGATGATGCAATTATTGTTATGAGGCCAAGTAAGGGTCATTATTTTTTAATACTAGTGATAACTGTAGTAGTAACAGCTTATGCCATGTTTGCAGATGTAATCCCTGTTCTTATCACATTAGACTATTCATCTGTTTTTTCAGGATCAGAAAATAGAATTGGAAAACAAATATTCCATTTTTATCTTGGCTTGTTCTTATGTGCTTACATACCAGCGTGGGCCCCAATTTTCAGAATAGGGAATGCCTACTTTTTTAACGATAAGTTAATTATAACACCATTTTTTTCAAAAAAAATTAAAAGTTACTATTATGAAAATATGCAAGTAACACAAGATAGGATGCTCCGTTTGAAAATAGATGAATTAAAAGTTGGTTCTGACTACAATATATTCAAAAAAATTAAAAACCGATATTTTGATGGTGTTGTGTTTGGCTTGACAAAGAAAACAATAAATAATTACGAAATTGTCGAGGATGTATTGAGCTTACTTAAAAATAATTCTGCAAAATACCTTGAGAAATAAGTTTAATAAGATTTAAAAGTTAAGAATTTGTAGGTTTTTGCTTACGGAAAAACTGGAAAGAGTCAGATATTTATGTCTGGCTCTTTATGTAGTCAGGAAAATTGGTTTTGATGAAAATCAAAATACCAGCGGCCATATTATTTTTGGCAGGAATAGTTTTTTTGTCATTTAGCGGGTAGTTCTGGGGACACGGGTAGTTCTGGGGACACCATCCTTAATTATTTCTTGACGCCCCATAATCCCTTCATTAATCTCCAC
Protein-coding regions in this window:
- a CDS encoding PEP/pyruvate-binding domain-containing protein, whose protein sequence is MKTQRVTTGFKGLDEILDDLRIGDNVVWKVDDIEDYRQFVTPYVDAAMEKGRRIVYMRFGQHPPLVAPGDNVVIHELDARRGFEPFASRIHGIITEEGIGTFYVFDCLSDLLSAWATDHMIGNFFQVTCPYLFELDTVAYFALIRDRHSLQTIARIRETTQVLLDVYNFDGCIHIHPLKVWERHSPTMFLPHRLDEAHFIPLANSYEATNLLARLADPDGSSATRQLDHWHRLFLQAEECARQPDAHQEQAKMVDHLCHHLIGRDDRMLSLARRTFSLQDLLHIKKRLIGTGFIGGKTVGMLLARDILRRDTEFDWSDYLESHDSFFVGSNVYYSYIVHNGWWKLYMEQKTEAGYFSAAEELRQKMLHGKLPEYVRESLRKMLEYYGQYPIIVRSSSLLEDGFGNAFAGKYDSFFCVNQGTPEQRYEKLEEAIRQIFASAMSEDALSYRKQRGLDHLDEQMALLIQRVSGSYHQHFYYPELAGVGVSYNTFVWDKGMDPQAGMLRLVLGLGTRAVDRVEGDYPRIVALDSPLKRPHAGFEDTRKFAQRDVDLLNVNDNSLQTVNLAALLRENPDLPIQRYGVRDEETMKRLAERGRKGEEYWLLTFDRLLADGDFTPMMQRLLKTLEKAYDYPVDAEFTVNFTPEGTPKINVVQCRPLQTKGQELKVEIPESVPAERIFIQSEGNFMGGNLSQKITRVISVDAEEYSRLALTDKYDIARLIGRLNKRISDRYESPTLLLGPGRWGTSTPALGVPVKFSEINNFAVLGEVAFSSGGLMPELSFGSHFFQDLVETDIFYLAIFPENKTCTFDRAWLDAQPNSLEALMPASSKYRRVVRVCQLPGDGLHLLADVVSQKLLCYR
- a CDS encoding murein transglycosylase A codes for the protein MKVPLPVPPLTPVGWSEVDGWEQDALSPALEVFMKSCRSLRWRDGWQEVCREAADLNPYDQPAARLFFETRFQAYQIRNADGTDTGMITGYYAPDLRGSRQQTARFRYPLYAVPDDLLVVDLSSVYPELGNYRLRGRVEGRRVVPYWTREEIDGGAQPLAGQEIFWVEDPVELFFLHIQGSGRIVLEGEEPVMVNYGDQNGHPYRSIGKLLLERGAMTRDQMSMQNIAAWARQNPDQVNSLLGENPSYIFFRELADVQSPPGAMGIPLTAGLSLAVDPRTIPLGAPVFLQTTWPSSDLPLQRLMVAQDTGGAIKGAVRADFFWGMGDDAGAYAGRMKQQGRLWVLLPKEMTPPGL
- a CDS encoding shikimate kinase; translation: MQGPRSNIVLIGMPGAGKSTVGVVVAKLLAMDFVDTDVLIQAREKRTLQAIIRTEGLSVLKQVEEETLLDLAVEQTVIATGGSAVYSDAAMAALKRRGIAVFLDVPLPELVERLNDLDARGVVMEPGESLTDLYRKRLPLYQRHADLRLDCGGKSAGQVALETVAAVRPLLAPSVS
- a CDS encoding NAD(P)H-quinone oxidoreductase, with translation MKAVQLDGFGGVEVLRVGEAERPVPGENQVLIKVMATSINRPDLVQREGKYPPPPGDSEILGLEVAGVVAEVGPKVSQWKAGDRVMSLVGGGGYAEYAVAYADHLMPIPESMSFAEAACVCESYITAFLNVFMIGDLQDGQTAILHGGGGGVNTAALQLAKALTPNAKLIVTAHPSKMERVKDLGADLVIDYTQTPDFTEVVKEFTNKKGVDVILDHVGAKYLAPNMNSLGYKGRLVIIGVISGIKAELNLALMMVKRQQIIGSVLRSRPVSEKGEIVAEFTRRALPKFADRSIVPIIEKTFSIDDVVEAHRMMDEDRHFGKIVLQIAAD
- a CDS encoding rhomboid family intramembrane serine protease, with amino-acid sequence MQNEETIKIQCPECGHSKRLPAKAVPAKGAVATCPKCAGRFQVPPPGAGKEVPAVASRVASAATQGSARPDPVDPPPVTAKVKFQTFVTYDNRFKGKGEVRIADGFIQIQARRRWMGLFSGRKTERYPLAAVRNLFCKGKTVQFVIPQGKRVWQAYLVCADQKTAQALAARLPKTVDGKFTTTQQANNELKERMSQLPAATPVTWALLALNIMAYLAMAWTTKQWLQFDAAYLTSVGGNYSPLTTDGQWWRMLTATFLHAGLLHLVFNMLALYHIGRLVERLHGPWAYLSIYLLAGIAGSCGTLLFSPLNVGIGASGAVFGVMGAMVIFFQIDRDFLTSGARNKIATTFAIYGFYALMNGIGKAGIDNAAHVGGALTGIALAWFIGKPLRLKKEDGGWLSRRALAGVGLVLLGVGVALAAAPKRGSDYRVAASIVELQQELSAKEKILADEVVKMSEMAEDVDSAKVTEVVTLWQNTYQGLPERLAQLQPENESLQKRQEVLLAYIRLKQEGGELMAEAFAKEDNTLAKQSVEKLKEANELASGLAKPIQWNER